The genomic region GCTGGCGCCACCCAGGTACTCGTCGAGGTGGAACGGTTGCCACTGATGCACCGTGGCCGGCACGCGGTCCGGCACGCCGCGTTGCAGAGCCACCATCATCCGCTCTTTGGATGTCATGCGTACTCCTTGCCCAGCTCGAGGGCGAGCGCGCCGATGAACTCGGGCGTGGTGCCGCAGCAGCCGCCGACGAACGCGGCGCCGGCCCGCGCCAACTCGACGACCTCGATGGCGAACTCCCGCGGCGACATGCGGTAGACGGCCTGGCCGTTCTCCAGTTCGGGCATACCGGCATTCGGCTTGAACCACAGGGGCAGGTCCGTGACCGCCTTCATGCGCCGGCACACGGGGAGCATCGCCCGTGGGCCCACGCCGCAGTTGGCGCCAACGGCCGCCGCGCCGGCTGCCGTCAGCGCTTCCACGGCCTGCTCGGGCGTGCCGCCCATCATCGTGCGATCCTTCTCGCGGCCCGTGTCGAAGACCATGCACGCCACCACGGGCAAGCCGACGTCGACGGCCGCGCGCACGGCGAGGCGGGCCTCCTCGAGGTCGCTCATCGTCTCGACGACCACCCCGTCGGCTCCCGCGTCAGCGAAGGCGCGCGCCTGCTCGACGAACGCCTCGGCCACCTCGTCGGTCTCGCCCTCGTCCATGCCCACCAACTTGCAGGTGGGGCCCATCGAGGCGAAGATGCGCGCACGCCCCGCGGCCGCCTCGCGTGAGATGGCGACTCCGGCGCGGCAGAGGTCGGCGGCACGCTCGGCCAGGCCGTGGCGCGCAAGCACGATGCGGTTGGCGCCGAAGGTGTTCGTGAGGATGACGCGGCTGCCGGCCGCCACGTAAGCACGCGCAACCTCGGCCACGCGCTCCGGGTGCGCCAGGTTCCACGGCTCGGGCGCCTCGCCGATGGGCAGTCCGCGCTGCTGGAGTTGCGTTCCCCAGGCCCCGTCGGTCACCACGACGCCGCCCGTCATCAGTTCCGCGATCGTCTCGTTCATGGCCTGCTCCCTCCGAGGCGGCCGGCTCAGTCGGCGTAGACGCCGAGATCGCGTCCCGCCCGATACATCGCCTCCGTGTTCTCGACGCGCGTGCCGGGGGCCAGGTTGTTGCCCTCGCGCAGCACGAATTGGCGTCCCTCCAGCACGCCCGACCCAAGGATGCGGCGCACCTCCGCGCGCACGCCGTCGGGCGTCGCCGTCTGCAGCAGTGCAACGTGCGGCCCACCGTTGATGCGCACCTTCGGCCCGAGCTCTCGCCGCAACTGCCCGAAGTCCACCGGAAAGCCGGTGTCGAAGCACCAGATGTTGAGCTCGTCGCGGATCGTTGGGAAGTGCCGCGTCGCGTTGCCGCACAGATGGATGGAGCGCGGCGCGCTGGTGCCGAAGTGGTCGTAGATGCGCCGGTGATGGGGCAGGATGTGCTCGCGGTACATGCGGGTCGAGATCAGCGCAATGCTGTCGTCCGCCATGCCGAAGCCGTCTTGAGGGACGGGAATGCAGAAGCGGCGGCGCCACGCGTCCATCCGCCGGATCGTGGCCTCGGTGACGAACTCCAGAAGCCGCTGCAGCCGCTCGGGCTCGGAGGCCATCGCGGCGCAGACGAAGTCCGGGCTGAACAGGCTGCACGAGACGGTCATGGGCCCGTCCGAGCCCAGGCCGAACCAGGGCGGCATGACCTCGATCGGGCGGCCGAGGTAGGTCTCGCGCGCCGCCCGCTCCGCGAAGCGCTCGTAGTACTCCAGGCCGCGCCCCATCAGTCCGCCGAACGGCTCCGGCAGGCCTCCCTCCAATAGGCGCTCCGGCTGGTCCGCGAAGGCCGGGCGCGTGTCGGGCACCTCGCCGGCAAAGTACTCGACCTCGCACCCGAGCCACGCGGCCTCGTAGTAGTTCTGGAAGTCGACATGGATCTGCCAGCGCTCTGGCGCCCCGAGCTCGGCGTCCTGCAGCAGGTTGGAGCGCGTCCAGCGCTGGAACGCCAACTGCATGTCGAACATGAGGTCGGGGTCTTCGGTATAGGCCCGGAACCCGATGCCGGCGGGGTTGGCCCCACGCTCGCGAATGAAGAAGCGTGGGCCCGCGCCAAGCACGATGGGCACGCGCCGTGGAGTGCCCGCCGCGAAGTCGGCCCAGAGCTGGCGCACCTCGGCATTGTGCGCCACGAAGTCCATGCCGGCAAGGCGGTCGCCGCCGCCTACACTCTCGTTCATGCAAGCCCCTTGTACGGGCGCCCTTGGCAGCGCGCCGCCGGTCAGGCCCCTGGCCAGCCCGTCCGGCGCAGCAGGTCGCGCGCCTCGGCCTCGGTCGCCGTGTGCGTCATGATGAAGAGCCCCTCCGGGCCGACCGCGTCGATCAGGGGCTCGACCTCGACAGGGAGCACCTCCACGGCCTGAACCGCCTTGCCGCCGCTCCGGATGCGCCTGTAGAGAGGGTACCACTCGGGCGCGCCGCCTCCCGGAAGGCCGGCCTGCGGCGTCCACTCGATGGCCCGAAGTGAGTCGATGGCCAGCAGGTTGTCCAGCTGGGGGATCGCGTTGGTGCCGTCGAGGTGGAACATGGCGAAGTCGAGCCATTCGCACTGCTCGGCGAGCGCGGGTTGCACCACGCGGCGGAACATGGCCGGGCTGATGGCGCACCCGATGTCGCATTGCACCTTGGCCGTCCGGCCCGGACCCCAGAGGCGGAAGGCGCCCCAACTGTTCCCGCCCGCCTCGTCGGCGATGGGCTGGCGGAAGGCGTCAAACGCGCGAAAGAACGCCGCGTTGATCTCCTGGATGCGCTCGGCAACCCAGTTCGGGCGTTCCACCAGGTCCAGGAGCACCTGCTGGGGCCCGCGGAGCTGCGCAAGCGTGTCCAGGTTCTCGATCAAGTCCGGCATGCCGACGAGGCAGCGCCCGTCGGCGCAGCGAGTCGCCTCGGCGATGAGCGCCACATGCCGGCGCCACCAGCGGCCCTCGACGTCGAGCGCGAGGGGCCCGGCGGACTCCGGGTCGCCGATGCACGGCTCGTACCAGACGGTCGTCTCATCCAGGCGTCCCGCACAGCCCAAGAACAGCCCGAGACTGCCAGGGCCGACGTCGGTGGCCAGAAGCGGGAACGCGACGCCGCCGCAATAGGTATGGGCGAGCTCGTGGAGCGCGGCCTGCACGCGGTAGACGGGGTCGAGCCAGCGGTCCTCAAGACGGTCCGGGATGGG from Chthonomonadales bacterium harbors:
- a CDS encoding homocysteine S-methyltransferase family protein; this encodes MNETIAELMTGGVVVTDGAWGTQLQQRGLPIGEAPEPWNLAHPERVAEVARAYVAAGSRVILTNTFGANRIVLARHGLAERAADLCRAGVAISREAAAGRARIFASMGPTCKLVGMDEGETDEVAEAFVEQARAFADAGADGVVVETMSDLEEARLAVRAAVDVGLPVVACMVFDTGREKDRTMMGGTPEQAVEALTAAGAAAVGANCGVGPRAMLPVCRRMKAVTDLPLWFKPNAGMPELENGQAVYRMSPREFAIEVVELARAGAAFVGGCCGTTPEFIGALALELGKEYA